A segment of the Spiroplasma helicoides genome:
GATATAGAAGGATTAATGAAATAAAAGAATTTTTAAATGACCCAGAAATAGTTGTTGACTCAATATTTAGCCAAATTACACCAGAACAAAATAAAAAACAATATGAGTTAGATATTTCAATTGATATAGAAAAACTAAAAATTGCAAAAAGTACAGTAATGCAATACAATATTGGTGAAAGTAATTTAAATGATTTTAAAATAAATATTTTTTATAAGGAGGGATAGGAATGTTTAGAATTGAAGGTGTAACAAAAAAATTCGATAATAACAAAGGAATTTTTGACATCAATATAACTTTTAATGAAGGAGACATTGTTGGTCTAGTTGGTGATAACGGAGCTGGTAAATCAACTTTACTAAAATGTATGTTCAACAACTATAAAAAAGACTCGGGTCAGTTCTTATATAATGATGAAGAAGTGAATAAAGCCATTATGAAACGTTTCTCATTTTTCCCAGATCAAAGTATTTATCCAAAATCTATTTCAATATTTGATTTTTGTGTATATTCAGGTAAATTATCAGGAATAAAAGCAAAAGAAGCAAAACAAAAAGCTACAAGTTTACTAACTTCTCTTGATTTGATTAGCTATAAGAAAAAAACTTTTAAATCATTATCTGCAGGAATGCAAAAAAGGGCATTGCTAGCTATATGTTTAATAAACAATCCTGACATTATTGTTTTAGATGAACCAACAGCTAATTTAGATGTTAGTTCAAGAATTGAGTTTGTAGCTTTATTACAAAAATTAGCAAGAATGGGTAAAACAATTTTAATAACAAGTCATATTATTGATGAATTACAGAAGTTCATTAATAAACTTGTAATTATCAATGAAGGTGAAGTTGTTTTTGATCGCTACTTAACTCCAGAAGATAATATAGCGAGAATATACTTTAACTTAACAAGTAACACAAGAACAAGTAAAATTAAAATTGATGAGTTAATTAAATAAAAAAGACAAACTAAGTTTGTCTTTTTTATTAAACTATTTTAAAGGAAAATAAACAAACTCACATATAATAAAAATATATAAAATAAATTTTAGAAAGGTAAATATCAATGAATAAAATATTAGCATTTCATTTAAAAAGAACTCTTAAAGATAAATTATTTATTGGTATTGTTTTATCGGTTTCGATTGTTATGATATGTGTAATACTTTGAATGTGTATCATTACTAGTCAAGCCGTTTATACAATTTATGTATGAGGTCCGCTTTTAATAGTTTTTTGAATTCTAAATATTTGTTACATAAATTTAGTATGTATATCAAACGCAATGGTTGAAGATAGACATAATGGTATTTTAGATCTTGAAATATCAAAAGGGTATAATCATGGAAGCATTTTAGTATGTAAGTTGATAACATCTAAAATTATTAGCATTTCATATAATGTAATTATGATTGGTTTTTTTTATCTTAATTTATTAATTATGCAACCAGATAGCAAATATTTTTTTGAAAATGTATTGTTTTACGGCTTTTTATCATTTTTTGCTCTTGATTGATTAACTATGGGTATATTTGTTTTATTTAGCTCTTTTAAAATATCTAGAATTGTATTTTGTTTAGCGGGTATTTACACAGGATTAATGTCGTTATCGCCAATTTTGGGAGGTGTTCAACAAACATTTTCAAGAAATAAGTTTCAAGGAATTAATGAATCAAGAACGACACTATCTGCACAATATTTTCAAATATTGCTTGATTTTGCAAATTCACAAAAAGGAATATTAAATAAGTTACTCAATAATATGTATACTTTAAACGATGATTATCGTTATGATCTCAAATGAAAAACTAATAGCAAAAATAATGATTGTTTATCTTCTGGATATATATGCCTTTACAACTCATACTACAAGGGTGAAGAATTTACTGAATCTGTTAGTAGGTATGGTAAAATTGCTTCTTTGGGGTTGATGCTTGATTCAGAATATTTTTTAAATAATAGTAAATCATCAAATTCAAACTATGAATTTAAATTGTTTGATAGTTATAAACAAAATATTGTTTACAAATTTTTAAAAAGTTCACTAAAAGAGTCAAAAGCAGATAACTTAACAAGTACTTACTTCTATAAAAGGTCGCAAAAAAATATAACAGGGAGTAATCAATATAATGATTATTGCAAATATATTATTCAAGATAATGTAGTTAATAATATTATTAGTTCATTAAACTTAGAGGCTACAAAAGACCAAGTTATAAATGAGATTAAAACTCTAAATGATATTTTGTACTATTATTATCAAGATTTTTGAGTTGTAAATGATAATCGATTTTTAGATATGGATAATAAAAATTGACAATTAATATTTCGTAATTTTAATAATAACTCTACTATAGATAACTCTACAAAGATGTTGTTTGTTTCAGAAAGAGACTTGTATGATAATGCTTTATTAAAAGATGGTAATCGACTATATATGGCTCTATTATTTGATATGATTGATAATTTGATGTATTATCCAGATTTTATTATTAATGGTGGTATATTTTTTGGCTATGATTATGAAACATATCAAAAAAATCCTGGTTCATATAGACAATATTTTTTAAGTAATCCGTTATATTTTCAAACATTTATGCTGATGTATACAAATAAAAATCAATCATTAAAAGAAAATAAATTTGCAATGCAACTTTCACCTTTTGATCATTTACCACTAAAAATAGTGAAATATGAGAAAAATGAAAACTATGAATATATTGATTTATATAACTGAAAATTTGGAGAAAAAAATACATTATATAATAAGTATGAAAATATAGGTATAAAAAATGTTTTTGTAACAGAAAATGTTATTAATGTTGATTATGTGTATATAGGATATTTTGTTTTAGGAGTTTTATTTTTAACTGCTGGATATTTAATTTATAGAAAACTAACATTAATTTAATTTTAAAAGTGTGGTGATTTAAAAATTCATTACGCTTTTTTTATTTTATAAAAGTTATTTTAAAAAATTATTAGTTATATAAATAAAAAAGGTATACAATAAGTGTAAATTAAAAGGAAAAAGGTAGTATGAGACTTAATAAGATATTAATTGCAACGAAGCAAAACTTTTTAAAAAACTGATCATTATTTTTAGTTATTGGATGTGGAAATATATTTTTAACTTTACTTTCAGTTGTGTCTTCTTCTTCAGCAGCAAATATTTTTGAAGGATCATCTTTTTATGAGCAATTCGTTGGTACTTACATTGAAGTGTTTGAGGGGATAACATTTGCATTTTATATTTTGTTTTCTTTGGTTTTAAGTTATCGTATTTATTATTTAGGATTTAAAAAAAATACACATCGGTATTTTCTGGTTTGTGGATTAAATAGAAATGAGATTTATTTTTCAAACAGAGTATTAATATTTTTAGGAATCATAGTTTTATACTTAATTAATCAAATTTTGTATGGTTTACTCTTTGTTTATTATGATAATGTTTTAGATTATAAAATGAGTTATAAAGATGATTTATTTTTAAGTTTTAATTATTTTATTGAAGCATTATTGTTTGCAACATTATTTATAATTTTCTATAGTTTGTTTGTTAAAATGAGAAATAAAAAACTTTTATATTTTTTTCTTGTTATATTTTATGTTTATATTTGATTTATGGTGGTGAGCTTATCGTATTCTGCATTACCAGATGTAGATATTCATAAATCATTTTATTCATTTATACCGCTTACATTCTCAAAAATAACATCAAACTATGAAGGTGTTTATAAATTTATAAACTTGATTTATTTTATTGTTTTATTTCCAATTTTCACTTATTTTGAATATTTATTATCTAAAAAATATAATTATTAGATTTTGAAAGGTGTGTTACTTATGCTTGAAATAATTAATTTGACTAAAATGTTTGATAAACATAGTGGTATAAAAGATGTAAACTTAAAACTTGATAAGGGTGTTTATGGATTACTTGGTAAAAACGGAAGTGGTAAATCAACGCTTTTAAAATTAATAGCAAGTATAATTCATTATAAAAAAGGAGACATTGTTATAAATGGGTTAAGTAATAAAAATAATAAGTTTGATTTAAAAAATATTGCATATATTAGTGCAGAACAAGATTTACCCATGCAATTATCAATTCAAAAGTTTTTTAAATTTGTAAGAGAATTTAATGATGATATAAAAGATACATTTGATGAAGTGGCAGCAGCTCTTAACTTTGACATAAATTCCACAAAACTAATAAGTCAACTATCAACAGGAATGCTACAAAAATTAAAGATTTGTATAGCTTTTGGTTATCCTAGAGAAATATATTTATTAGATGAAATAACTTTGGGTTTAGATCCTGTATCAACAGATCAAATAATTTCATTTATCAAAAATTTTTCAAAAGACGCCTTAGTAATCTATAGTTCTCATAAATTAGAAGAAGTTGAGGCACTATGTAGTAAAGCAATTGTTTTAAGAAATAATAAAGTAGAGACCATTTTTAATGTTGATGAAAACAGTGAAGTTATAACAAATTACCGTAAAGTTTTTAAAAGAGAGGAGTAAATATATGATCAAAATAGAAAATCTTTCAAAAATGTTTGATGATATTAGTGGAGTTAAAAATATTACATACAATTTTGAAAAGGGTTTTTATGGATTACTTGGAAAAAATGGTAGTGGAAAATCAACTTTGTTAAAACTAATATCTGGAATAACTTTTTATAACGATGGAAAAATAATTATAAATGATTTAAACAATAAAGAAAATAATTTTAATCTAGAAAGAATTGCATTAGTTAGTGGTGATAAAGATTTACCTGAAACTATAAAAGTTTTTGAAGTATTTAAATTAGCTAGATTTATAAATAAAGATAGAAAAGATGACTTTGATAAAATTTCAGATTTGCTAGACATAGATATTCATTCAAAAAAGTATATAAAAGAGCTAAGCACTGGAATGTATCAAAAAATAAAATTATGTTTAGCATTTGGTTATCAAAGAGATATATATTTGTTAGATGAAATTACATTAGGATTGGATCCTATTAGTTGTGAAGATATTATAAGTTTTATTAAAAATAATTTGCAAGATAAGTTAATTATTTTTTCATCACATAAGTTAGAAGAAATAAGAGATTTATGTAATGAAGTTATTGTTTTAAATAATAATAGAATAGAAAAAGTATTTAAAGTTAAAGATAGTCAAGTTTTTGAAAAATACGCAGAACTATACAAATAATAGGGGGAATTATGACAAAAAATATTAGATTAAAAAGATTAACATTTAAAAACTTTCTTTCTTTTTTATTGATATTTTTTGTAGTTTACTTTGTAAAAACTGTAATTATTGCAATATCATCGCATAGTTATGTAAGTGGTAGTAATGATAATATATATACAACTAATTTAGTTATAACCATGTTAGATTTATTATTTAGTTATTTTTTAACAATATTTATTCCATTTTTATATTTGATATTGAATACTATAAATTTTAAAAATAGGTTAATAATATTTCTTGGTATTAGTAGAAAGCAATTATTTTGATCTAATTTATTAAATTACTTTGCTTATTGTTTTTTAACTTTGTTATTAAATTTCTTTTATCTTTTTATCTTTTTCATTATTAGTAAAAATAAAGTTTTTGTAAATGAGTATTTTATTTTAAATTTAAATTTATTTATTTATGCTGCTTTTGTAGGTGTTTTATTTTACAACATATTTTATCTTTATTATAGAATGAAAAGTAGATTTT
Coding sequences within it:
- a CDS encoding ABC transporter ATP-binding protein gives rise to the protein MFRIEGVTKKFDNNKGIFDINITFNEGDIVGLVGDNGAGKSTLLKCMFNNYKKDSGQFLYNDEEVNKAIMKRFSFFPDQSIYPKSISIFDFCVYSGKLSGIKAKEAKQKATSLLTSLDLISYKKKTFKSLSAGMQKRALLAICLINNPDIIVLDEPTANLDVSSRIEFVALLQKLARMGKTILITSHIIDELQKFINKLVIINEGEVVFDRYLTPEDNIARIYFNLTSNTRTSKIKIDELIK
- a CDS encoding ATP-binding cassette domain-containing protein; translation: MLEIINLTKMFDKHSGIKDVNLKLDKGVYGLLGKNGSGKSTLLKLIASIIHYKKGDIVINGLSNKNNKFDLKNIAYISAEQDLPMQLSIQKFFKFVREFNDDIKDTFDEVAAALNFDINSTKLISQLSTGMLQKLKICIAFGYPREIYLLDEITLGLDPVSTDQIISFIKNFSKDALVIYSSHKLEEVEALCSKAIVLRNNKVETIFNVDENSEVITNYRKVFKREE
- a CDS encoding ATP-binding cassette domain-containing protein — encoded protein: MIKIENLSKMFDDISGVKNITYNFEKGFYGLLGKNGSGKSTLLKLISGITFYNDGKIIINDLNNKENNFNLERIALVSGDKDLPETIKVFEVFKLARFINKDRKDDFDKISDLLDIDIHSKKYIKELSTGMYQKIKLCLAFGYQRDIYLLDEITLGLDPISCEDIISFIKNNLQDKLIIFSSHKLEEIRDLCNEVIVLNNNRIEKVFKVKDSQVFEKYAELYK